A single genomic interval of Gossypium raimondii isolate GPD5lz chromosome 11, ASM2569854v1, whole genome shotgun sequence harbors:
- the LOC105803515 gene encoding putative disease resistance protein At1g50180 — protein sequence MAESVVSFLVERLGDLLIEEAAQLLGVKKEVKQLQIELKRMQCFLKDADKRLDEEESVKNWVSEIREAAYDVEDVIDNYIVKFASKKGGIIRNSITHSKELRNLASEIDKIKSRITDLTRSLQTYGITARKEGEGSRILSQRQRQLRWSYSHIVEEHIVGFEENIKELMVKLIHEEERCRVVSICGMGGLGKTTLAKTLYHHADIRRHFEAFAWAYISQQCRPRDVWEGILLKLITPSKEEKEEILRMRDEELAKKLYKVQQEKKCLIVIDDIWTGEAWETLSPAFPDETTVGSKILLTTRNRKVALDADQNGFLHEPECLNEEQSWELFQLKAFPRKDKSGFVVEKDMENLGREMVGSCAGLPLAIIVLGGLLATKETVNEWDKVHRNIKLHLARSKESGRQAKLSEVLALSYHELPYQLKPCFLHLSQFPEDFEIPTKKLVRQWVSEGFVSSQDEVEVDERYETMEEVAQGYLHDLINRSMVQVGVKGSTGTIKTCRLHDLMRDLCLSKAKQENFMHIIGSLPSSTYSRPTPVSKIRRCAIHLDQNNQDPGLPEYQKNPNLRSLFFFRPKKHRIHNERLLKSVFDKFKLLKVLDLEGIKGLEEKLPEDIGFLVQIRFLSLKKTRIRELPTSLVNLVGLQTLNLQTIDKVSWESTVQVPNILWKMAQLRHLYLPKWCGDVTDNLQLACLSNLQTLVNFPANKCNVRDLLLLTNLRKLVLNDSRHFESFVQIFEPPNKILPYLTSLSLKTDLLSFPDTVVDLRKLLLGCPRLCKLHVEGRINNLPRDIEFPSSLTKLTLWGSRLVEDPMEALGKLPHLKYLSGWEVFTGKKMTCSRNSFPQLKTLLLRGLSNFDEWKIEEGAMPTLSRLGISDCYKLKMVPDGLRFVTTLREVEIRWMSRAFKSSIEEDGEDFYKVQHVPSIVFLN from the exons ATGGCTGAATCTGTGGTGTCTTTTCTTGTGGAAAGGCTCGGAGACCTATTAATTGAGGAGGCTGCACAGCTATTGGGGGTTAAGAAAGAAGTCAAGCAGTTGCAAATCGAACTAAAGCGGATGCAGTGCTTCCTCAAAGATGCAGACAAAAGACTAGATGAAGAAGAAAGTGTTAAAAACTGGGTTTCAGAGATAAGGGAGGCTGCTTATGATGTTGAAGATGTGATTGACaattatattgttaaatttgcaTCCAAGAAAGGTGGGATAATCAGAAACTCGATTACCCACAGTAAGGAACTTCGTAATCTTGCATCGGAGATCGATAAAATCAAATCTAGAATCACTGACCTGACCAGAAGTTTGCAGACCTATGGAATAACAGCAAGAAAAGAAGGCGAAGGGTCTAGAATTTTATCACAGAGGCAAAGGCAGCTGAGATGGTCTTATTCCCATATTGTGGAAGAGCATATTGTTGGGTTTGAAGAAAACATAAAGGAACTGATGGTGAAGTTAATTCATGAAGAAGAACGTTGCCGTGTTGTGTCTATCTGTGGGATGGGAGGTCTTGGGAAGACCACCCTAGCAAAGACCTTATACCATCATGCAGATATTAGGAGACACTTTGAAGCTTTTGCTTGGGCTTATATTTCTCAACAATGCAGACCAAGAGATGTTTGGGAAGGAATTCTGCTGAAATTGATCACCCCATCAAAGGAGGAGAAGGAAGAAATTTTGAGAATGAGGGATGAGGAATTAGCAAAGAAGCTTTACAAAGttcagcaagagaagaaatGTTTGATTGTGATTGATGATATTTGGACCGGTGAGGCGTGGGAGACTTTATCCCCTGCTTTCCCTGATGAAACAACTGTTGGTAGCAAAATATTGCTCACAACCCGCAATAGGAAAGTAGCTTTGGATGCTGATCAGAATGGATTCCTTCATGAACCAGAGTGTTTAAATGAAGAACAGAGTTGGGAGCTATTCCAATTGAAAGCATTTCCAAGGAAAGACAAATCAG GCTTTGTAGTTGAAAAAGATATGGAGAATTTAGGGAGGGAAATGGTGGGAAGTTGTGCAGGTCTACCGCTGGCAATCATTGTGCTTGGTGGACTTTTGGCAACGAAAGAAACAGTGAATGAGTGGGATAAGGTGCACAGAAATATCAAGTTACACTTGGCAAGATCAAAAGAGAGTGGACGACAAGCTAAACTATCTGAGGTATTGGCTTTAAGTTACCATGAATTACCTTACCAACTGAAACCATGCTTCTTACATTTGAGCCAGTTTCCAGAAGATTTTGAAATACCAACCAAGAAATTAGTTCGGCAATGGGTTTCAGAAGGCTTTGTATCCTCACAGGATGAAGTAGAAGTAGATGAAAGGTATGAAACCATGGAGGAAGTTGCGCAAGGCTACTTACATGACTTGATAAATAGGTCGATGGTTCAAGTGGGAGTGAAGGGTTCAACAGGAACCATAAAAACTTGTCGCCTGCATGACCTTATGCGTGATTTATGTTTGTCAAAGgccaaacaagaaaattttatgcatattaTTGGTTCTCTCCCATCTTCTACATATTCTAGACCAACACCTGTAAGCAAGATCCGTAGATGTGCTATCCATTTGGATCAAAACAACCAAGATCCTGGTTTGCCAGAATACCAGAAAAATCCTAACCTTAGGTCCTTATTCTTTTTCCGTCCAAAAAAGCATAGAATACATAATGAGCGCCTATTGAAATCTGTGTTTGACAAATTCAAATTGCTTAAAGTGTTGGATCTTGAAGGAATTAAAGGACTTGAGGAGAAATTGCCTGAAGATATAGGATTTCTTGTTCAGATAAGATTTTTAAGTCTGAAGAAAACACGTATAAGAGAATTGCCGACATCTTTGGTCAATCTGGTTGGCTTGCAGACTCTGAACTTGCAAACAATTGATAAAGTGTCATGGGAATCAACTGTACAAGTGCCTAATATTTTATGGAAGATGGCGCAGTTGAGACATCTATATCTTCCTAAGTGGTGCGGGGATGTTACAGATAATTTACAGTTGGCCTGTCTTAGCAATTTGCAGACTCTTGTAAATTTTCCTGCTAATAAATGTAATGTTAGGGATCTTCTCCTATTAACCAACCTCCGAAAACTTGTTCTAAATGACTCTAGACACTTTGAATCATTTGTCCAAATCTTTGAACCTCCAAATAAGATACTGCCATACCTGACGTCCCTGTCCTTAAAAACTGACCTCCTTTCATTTCCGGATACGGTAGTTGATTTAAGGAAACTACTATTAGGCTGTCCACGTCTTTGCAAGCTGCATGTAGAAGGAAGAATAAACAACTTACCCCGAGACATTGAATTCCCTTCATCTCTCACCAAGTTAACTTTATGGGGATCTAGACTTGTTGAAGATCCAATGGAAGCGCTTGGGAAGCTGCCTCACTTAAAGTACTTAAGTGGATGGGAAGTATTCACGGGAAAGAAAATGACTTGCTCTAGGAACAGTTTCCCCCAGCTAAAAACGTTACTTCTTCGTGGGTTGTCCAATTTTGATGAGTGGAAGATTGAAGAAGGAGCTATGCCTACTCTTAGTCGTTTGGGTATTTCTGATTGCTACAAGCTGAAGATGGTTCCAGATGGACTGAGGTTTGTCACTACCCTCCGGGAAGTAGAGATTAGGTGGATGTCAAGAGCATTCAAAAGTAGTATTGAGGAAGATGGGGAAGATTTCTACAAAGTCCAACATGTGCCTTCCATTGTATTTTTGAACTGA